CAATTATCTATCTCAATCAGGTGGGCGGGCAAGACCAGCTCATCTTTGATGGCTGTTCTAAGGTCTTTGGTGCCAATGGCGAAATAACCCATCGCATGGCGGCATTTGAGGAACAGGTTGAGCAATGCCGTTTCAATGAGATGAATATTGAACCAATGGCAAATCCGATCCCGCAATTGCCACCTTTGGCGCAGGTTTATAAAGCGTTAGTACTTTCTGTACGTGATTATGTTAAGAAAAACGGTTTTAAAGGCGCTTTGCTTGGTTTGTCTGGCGGGATTGACTCAGGGCTGACATTGGCGATTGCTGTGGATGCTTTGGGGAAAGAGTACGTGCAGGCGGTTATGATGCCATTCCGCTACACCTCAGAAATGAGTATTCACGATGCCAGAGAACAAGCCGAATTGCTGGGAGTTGAATTTGACGTTGTCTCCATCGAACCTATGTTTGATGCGTTTATGGCTCAGCTTGAACCGATGTTCGCGGGAACAGAAAAAGATACGACAGAAGAGAATCTACAGGCACGTTGCCGCGCAGTTATTTTGATGGCAATGTCTAATAAGCGTCGCCGCCTGGTATTGACCACCAGTAACAAAAGTGAATCGGCAGTAGGGTACTCAACCCTATACGGCGATATGGCTGGTGGCTTTAATGCATTGAAAGATGTACCTAAAACGATGGTATTTGCATTGGCTAAATATCGTAATACAGTATCCCCAGCTATTCCTCAGCGTGTGATTGATCGTCCACCATCAGCGGAGTTGGCACCAAATCAACTGGATCAGGACAGTCTGCCCCCGTATGACGTACTGGATGCTATTCTCGAAGGGTATGTTGAAAAAGATAAATCGGTGGCTGATCTCGTCGCTGATGGTTTTGATGAAGCTATTGTTCGTAAGGTGATCCGATTGGTTGACATCAATGAATATAAACGTCGTCAGGCACCTATTGGCCCACGCATAACGCAGCGTGATTTTGGTAAAGACCGGCGCTACCCGATTACTTCTGGTTTCGGGCGTAAAAACTGGTAATAACAGGAAAACTTCATGAAAAAGATTGATGCAATTATCAAACCTTTCAAGCTGGATGACGTGCGTGAAGCTCTGGCTGAAGTAGGTATCACTGGTATGACTGTGACAGAAGTAAAAGGGTTTGGTCGTCAGAAAGGACATACTGAACTGTATCGCGGCGCAGAATATATGGTGGATTTTCTGCCAAAGGTAAAAATAGAAATTGTCGTACCGGATGATATTGTTGATACCTGCGTCGAAACAATCATGCAGGTTGCACAAACCGGCAAAATTGGCGATGGCAAAATTTTTGTTTTCGATGTTGCCCGTGTTGTGCGTATCCGTACTGGTGAGCAGGACGAAGAAGCAATTTAATCAAGCCCCTAAAATCATCTGAAAAAAGTGATAACGGAAATATTCTCAGTTATCCCACACCCTAATGGGGGATGGCGTGTGGAGATGTCCGGTTTTTAATCCGTTATCACTTATCCTGTATATTAGGTAAGCCGCATTAAATGACTTTATGTGGGCCAAAACATTCATAATGGATATGTTGCTCATCAATGCCCATTGCCAGTAACTGTCTGGCGATATTTTGCATGAAAGCCACTGGCCCACAGAAATAGAATTGCATCCCTTCTACCACTACTGCCTCCTTCACGAGAGATAAATCCATAAGTCCGGTATATTGGTAATGTATGCCTTTCTGATCTTCATCCCTTGGTTCACGATACCAAACTTGTGCCTGCAAATTCGGCATGGATTGGGAAATTTCATTCACTTCATTGGCAAAAGCATGATGGCCGCCATGCTCTGCGGCATGGAACCAATTTACTGAGCCAGCGTGATTATGGTTATGCAGGTGTTGCAGCATACTCATCATCGGTGTCAAACCAACTCCGGCAGAAACCAGAGTGACTGGCGTATCAGATTGCACATCGAGGAAGAAATCACCGTGTGGTGCTGCCAGCATCAGAATATCTCCTTCCTGTACCTTATCGTGCATGTGGTTTGAAACCTTGCCCTGAAGTTCACGTTTAATGGCAATCTGGTAACTACTTCCGTTTGGTGCGGCAGTCAGAGAATATTGGCGGATTTCACGATTTTCAAATGCCGGATCTTCTATATAGACCGCCAAATACTGCCCTGGCTTATAATCCATGACCTTGCCACCATCAACAGGCACAAACTCAAAGCTGGTGATGACATCACTTTGTGACTGCTTCCGGCTAACACGGAACGGGCGTAGATCACGCCAACCGCCCTCCAAAGATCCACCAGTTTGATAAATTTCCTCTTCCCGATTGATAAAGACATTAGCCAACACGTTGTAGGCTTTTCCCCAAGCGTTGAGAACTTCCTCACCAGGATGAAACATTTCATCAATTGTTGCCAGAAGATGTGTACCGACAATTTGATAATGCTCAGGTTTAATGTTGAGGCTGGTGTGTTTATGAGCGATTTTTTCTACGGCAGGTAAGAGTGCTGACAGATTATCGATATTGCCAGCATAAGCACAAAGGGCGTTGAAAAGTGCTTCACGTTGATCACCGTTGATCTGGTGACTCATATTGAAAATATCTTTTAATTCAGGATGATGCTTGAACATACGTTCGTAAAAATGTGCAGTTAGCTTAGGGCCTGTAGAAACAATTAACGGAATGGTCGATTTTATGGTTGCGATAACCTGACTATCTAGCATGAGGATCTCCTGAATTTTTTTCACATAATGCTGAAATTTATAAGTTGTATTTTAAATGCAACTTATAGGGTTTGGGAATATACCAGAATGAGAAAAGATAATTATTTTTCCTTAAATCAAAAAAGTAGAATTTTAATTAAAGTGAATCGCGACCAGGATCACAAATATCAGCAATAAATCCGTAATCATTCAGGAAACAGCAGGTTATTTAGCTTCTAATGGGCTACCAAGGTATAATGCAAACGTTTGCGTAATTTATTTTGTCAAGACTATCTCATTCGATAAAAAGAGTTTACACTGTGTGCCATTCTGGCCCTCAGGGGTATTTTTTTAGAGATGTAGCTGAGTCAGGAGAACCAAATGTTAAAACGTGAAATGAATATTGCGAATTACGATCCCGAACTGTGGCAAGCGATGGAACAGGAGGTTTGTCGTCAAGAAGAACACATTGAATTGATTGCTTCTGAAAACTACACCAGCCCAAGAGTAATGCAGGCACAAGGCTCTCAGCTTACTAACAAATACGCGGAAGGTTATCCGGGTAAACGTTACTATGGTGGTTGTGAGTATGTTGATGTCGTTGAACAACTCGCAATTGACCGCGCAAAAGCGCTGTTTGGTGCAGATTATGCTAATGTCCAGCCACATTCTGGTTCTCAGGCAAACGCTGCGGTGTATATGACACTGCTAAAACCTGGCGATACGGTTTTAGGGATGAATCTGGCGCACGGTGGTCACCTGACTCACGGCTCTCCTGTTAACTTCTCTGGTAAACTTTATAACATCGTACCCTATGGTATTGATGAAAAAGGTAAAATCGATTACGACGATATTCGTACCCAGGCACAAAAACATAAGCCAAAAATGATCATCGGTGGCTTCTCTGCTTATTCCGGTGTTGTGGACTGGGCGAAGATGCGTGAGATTGCCGATGAAATCGGTGCTTATCTATTCGTTGATATGGCTCACGTGGCAGGTCTGGTAGCAGCGGGTGTTTATCCAAACCCTGTTCCTCATGCGCATGTTGTGACAACAACCACGCATAAAACGCTGGCTGGCCCGCGTGGTGGCTTGATTCTGGCGAAGGGCGGCGATGAAGAATTTTACAAAAAACTGAATTCCTCTGTTTTCCCTGGCTCTCAGGGCGGCCCGTTGATGCACGTTATTGCCGGTAAGGCAGTGGCATTGAAAGAAGCGATGGAGCCTGAATTCAAAGCCTACCAGCATCAAGTCGCCAAGAATGCGAAAGCGATGGTGGAAGTCTTCCTGCAACGTGGTTACAAAGTGGTTTCAGGGGAAACTGAAAACCACCTGTTCTTGCTGGATCTGGTGGACAAAGACATCACTGGCAAAGATGCGGATGCAGCATTAGGACGAGCCAATATCACGGTGAACAAGAACAGCGTACCTAACGATCCACGTAGCCCATTCGTCACTTCTGGTATCCGCATCGGGACACCTGCAATTACCCGCCGTGGCTTTAAGGAAGCTGAAACCTGTGAGCTGGCTGGCTGGATGTGTGATGTGCTGGATAACATCAACGATGAAGCGACCATAGAAAGTGTTAAGCAAAAAGTATTGAATATCTGCGCAAAATATCCGGTTTACGCATAATTTAAATAAAATGTAGTATTAGTAATAAGCCCGACTCATGACGTTAGTTTTGAGCGGGTTTTTTGCATTAAGAAAATGGGGGGCATTTTGATGGTTGTTCCATCAACATTTTGGCTAGGATTGGGCTATTTCACTTACTTTTTCTCTTTTGGCATATTTTTGCCTTTTTGGGCAGTCTGGTTAAAAGGTGAAGGTATTGAAGCCTCAATGATAGGAATATTGTTAGGTGTCGGATTGATTGCACGTTTTATCGGCAGCTTAGTTATATCTCCTATGGTAAAAACCCCTTCTAAGTTAATTAACGCATTACGTTTTCTCTCATTGCTGGCATTGTTTTTTGCCATGAGCTTTGTAGTGAGTAGCCATTGGATGTGGCTTTTTTTTGTTATGGTTGGTTTCAACTTATTTTTCTCTCCGCTAGTCCCTTTATCAGATGCTTTAGCGGGAACATGGCAAAAACAATTTACATTTGATTATGGCAAAGTAAGAGTTTGGGGTTCGATTGCCTTTATTATTAGTTCGTCGTTGACGGGCATATTGATGTCTGCCAATGGTATAAATCTCTCAATCAGCAGCCTGAATTTTGGCTGGAATATATCATTTGACAGTTTAAATCATTGGATTGGCTGTGATTTATTTGGAACACACCGTATTATTCTGGCTTTTTTGATATTCAGCATCACAACCATGTTATTGGGAATGATGTTGAAACCTTCCATTATGCCGGTAGGTAAAATTAAGGCCGCAAATACGAAAGCCGTTTCTCTTAAAGTGCTTTTATCCGAAAAATCAGTGAGGCAGTTTTTAATCTGTGTGACGTTATTGCAAGCTGCCCATGCAGGGTACTACAGTTTTGGCTCCATTTATTGGGAACAGGCGGGTTATTCCCCATCAGCTATTGGTTATCTCTGGTCGTTAGGCGTAGTGGCTGAAGTTGTTATCTTTACTTTCAGTAAGCAACTGTTCCGCCGTTGGAGTGCCCGTAATTTACTGTTGCTGTCAGGGATTTGTGGTGTCGTTCGTTGGGGGCTAATGGGAACTTCAACCGAATTATCGGTGCTGATTATTATTCAAATCCTGCATTGTGGTACTTTTACAGTCTGCCATTTGGCTGCGATGCGTTTTATTGGTGCCAGAAAAGAAAATGAAATCATTCGGTTGCAGTCAACTTACTCTGCTTTAGCAATGGGGGGCGGAATTGCTGTTATGAGTGTGATTGCTGGTTTCATGTATGAATATATAGGAAGTGGCATATTTTGGGTTATGGCACTGGTGGCATTACCGGCTCTGTTCCTGAGACCCAATGTTGAAGCGCGCGTGCTTCCACACTGATTCAAGGACAAGAAAAAGGGCACCTGACAGGTGCCCTAAAACAACATTGCTCAAATTATATTTAATTTATAATCAACGTATTAACGTTTCAATGCTTCAGTCAATTCTTCACGCATTTCAGATAGAATGTCTTTAACGATACGTGGGCTGCCTGCAACGATATTGCCGGAGCTGACGTAGTTATGGCCACCAACAAAATCAGTGACAATACAACCGGATTCACGTACTAATAATTCACCGCCCATGAAATCCCACGGTTTCAGGCCAATTTCAAAGAAACCATCTACACGTCCGGCAGCGACATACGCCATATCCAGTGCCGCAGAACCCGTGCGTCGGAAATCTGCACAGCGCTCAAATAATTTACCCAGTACATTCATGTAAGGGATAGTGTGCTGCTTGGCTTTGAATGGGAAACCCGTGGCAAGGACAGTTCCATCCAGATCACGAGCATTAGTACCACGCAGACGATAGCCGTTTAATTGGGCGCCTTGACCACGAGTTGCAGTGAACAGCTCATTGCGCATTGGATCGTAAACGACGGATACCTCTGTGCGGCCTTTAATACGTAAGGCAATGGAAACAGCAAAATGGGGAAGACGTTTAATAAAGTTGGTTGTGCCATCCAGCGGATCGATAACCCATTGGAAATCGCCTTCTTCTCCTAAATGTTCACCACTTTCTTCGGTGATAATCGTATGCTTAGGATAAGATTTACGGATGATGTCAATGATCAGCTTTTCTGCTTCACGATCAATATTGGTAACGAAATCGTTACTGCCTTTTTGGCTTGCTTCAACAGCATCAGGAGTTTCGTAGCTTTTGGCAATATAGTTGCCGGCCTTACGTGCAGCGCGTATAGCGATATTTAGCATCGGATGCATGGGGTATCTTCCACCAGAATTTTAAAGAACGGAAACAAATCGGCGCGCAGTATAGCAGTAGTTCGTCAAAATGACTAATGCTGTGTTAAGATATTCGGCTCTTATAATGAATTTAAAAGCCGTTATGTTAGAGAATATCCGCATTATTCTGGTAGAAACCTCCCATACGGGAAACATGGGGTCAACCGCTAGGGCCATGAAAACAATGGGATTAACCAACTTGTATTTGGTCAATCCCCTCGTCCAGCCTGATTCTCACGCGATTGCACTTTCAGCCGGTGCAAGTGATGTTATCGGCAATGCAAAGATCGTGAATACATTGGATGAGGCATTGGCAGGATGTGAGTTGGTCATTGGAACCAGCGCTCGTTCCCGAACCCTCTCTTGGCCAATGGTTGAGCCACGTGAATGTGGTGAACGTTGTGTCGAAACCGCCAGCCACTCTTCGGTTGCTATTATCTTTGGCCGTGAACGAGTGGGCTTGACGAATGAAGAGTTGCAAAAGTGTCATTACCACCTTTATATTCCAACCAACCCGGAATACGGTTCATTGAATTTGGCGATGGCGGTTCAGTTGGTTAGCTATGAAATTCGCATGGCACACCTTGTGGCTCAAAAACAATTAGAAGAAATAACGTCTCCAGAGCACGAAGAAGTAGAATATCCACCTGTTGAAGATATGGAGCGTTTTTATCAGCACCTTGAACAGGTATTGAAAGAATCTGGTTTTATTCGCAAAGCGCATCCAGGCCAGATCATGAATAAATTAAGACGTCTTTATACCCGTGCACGGCCAGAAACCCAAGAGCTGAATATCTTGCGTGGTATATTGACGTCTATGGAAAAATGGAACAAAAAATAAACTGATGCGATTTAAAAAATAGCGTAGAAAATCAATATCGTTGGACAAAATCGCGGATAGCAGTGGGAAAGTCAGAGATAGGTAGGTGAAAAAGTAGGTGAAAAAAAGTGAAAGGCAGCCAAATAATAGTTGACTAAATTACTCGGTTAAATAGTTGACTAAAATACTCAGGAATGCCACAATTTCATCCATATTTCACCACGGAGTTTTTGTTATGAGACTAACATCAAAAGGACGTTATGCGGTAACAGCCATGTTAGATGTGGCGTTGCATTCACAAGAAGGACCGGTGCCGTTAGCCGATATTTCCGAACGTCAGGGGATTTCCCTTTCCTATCTTGAGCAGTTGTTTTCCCGCCTGCGTAAAAATGGTCTGGTTTCTAGCGTCCGTGGTCCAGGTGGCGGCTATTTATTAGGCAGAAATGCCGGTGAAATTTTCGTTGCCGAAGTGATTTCTGCTGTTGATGAATCCGTTGATGCCACTCGTTGTCAGGGGCGAGAAGGTTGTCAAGGTGGCGATCGGTGTTTAACCCATACCTTATGGCGTGACCTTAGTGATCGCATCACAAGCTTCCTGAGCAGCATCAGTTTAGAAGAATTAGTAAATAACCAAGAAGTATTGGATGTTGCTGATCGTCAAGATAGCGATAAGCGCCGTACCCCTGGCCCTAACGGCAGACTTCAAGAAACGATTAACGTTAATCTGCGTGCGTAACTTGCGGCAAATACTTATGTGGCAATGAAAGTATTAAAAGTGTCTTACGGAGCATGTGAGCAATGAAATTACCCATTTATTTGGACTATTCAGCAACAACACCAGTCGATCCACGTGTTGCTGAAAAGATGATGAACTATTTGACTATTGACGGAGTCTTCGGTAACCCAGCTTCCCGTTCACACCGTTTTGGCTGGCAGGCTGAAGAAGCGGTTGATATCGCGCGCAATCAAATTGCTGACTTAGTTGGCGCAGATCCGCGTGAAATCGTGTTCACTTCAGGTGCGACAGAATCAGATAATCTGGCAATTAAAGGTGCTGCAAAATTTTATCAGAAGAAAGGCAAGCACATTATCACCAGCAAAACTGAGCATAAAGCGGTTTTAGATACTTGCCGCCAGTTAGAGCGCGAAGGTTTTGAGATCACTTATCTGGCGCCAATGAGCAATGGCCTGATTGATCTGAAAGAGTTGGAAGCCACCCTGCGTGAAGACACAATTCTGGTTTCCATCATGCATGTCAACAACGAAATTGGCATTGTTCAGGATATCATGACCATTGGTGAATTATGCCGCAGCCGTGGCATCATTTTCCATGTTGATGCAACCCAAAGTGTTGGTAGATTGCCTATCGACCTCAGCCAGCTAAAAGTTGATCTGATGTCCTTTTCTGCCCATAAACTTTACGGCCCGATGGGAATTGGTGCGCTGTATGTTCGCCGTAAGCCTCGCGTGCGTATTGAAGCACAACAGCATGGCGGCGGCCATGAACGCGGTATGCGTTCAGGTACATTACCTGTTCACCAGATCGTTGGCATGGGCGAAGCTTACCGTATCGCGAAAGAAGAGCTGGAATCAGAAGCAGAGCGCCTGCGTGGTTTGCGTTTGCGCTTGTGGAACGGTATCAAAGATATTGAAGAAGTTTACCTGAATGGTGATTTGGAACAGGGAGCGCCACACATTTTGAATGTCAGCTTCAACTATGTTGAAGGTGAATCCTTGATGATGTCACTGAAAGATCTGGCAGTATCTTCTGGCTCAGCATGTACTTCAGCGAGTCTGGAGCCTTCTTATGTCCTGCGTGCACTTGGCATGAATGATGAACTGGCGCACAGTTCTATTCGTTTCTCTTTGGGACGTTTTACCACAGAAGAAGAAATAGACTATGCAATCAAGTTGATTCACAACGCGATTGGCCACTTGCGTGATCTTTCTCCATTGTGGGAAATGTTCAAGCAGGGAGTAGATATTAGCACCATCGAATGGTCTCATCATTAATCAGACGTTTTCAGGAGTAACGACATGGCTTACAGCGATAAAGTAATTGATCACTATGAAAACCCACGTAATGTTGGTTCATTCGATAACGAAGATCCGACAGTGGGTAGTGGCATGGTTGGGGCACCCGCTTGTGGTGACGTCATGCGACTGCAAATCAAAGTCAACGATGCTGGCATCATTGAAGACGCACGTTTCAAAACCTATGGCTGCGGCTCTGCAATTGCATCCAGTTCTTTGGTAACGGAATGGATGAAAGGTAAATCGTTGGAACAGGCTGAGGCAATTAAAAACACGCAGATTGCTGAAGAGTTAGAACTGCCACCAGTAAAAATCCATTGTTCTATTTTGGCAGAAGATGCTATCAAAGCGGCTATTGCTGATTACAAGAGCAAGCGCCAAGCCAAATAACTTTTTTACAAAAAGAAAATAATTCTGGTGGATATTGCTGCAATATCCACCTTTACTGGTTTTAAAGTGAGGTATTGTATGTCAATTTCTCTGACAGAAAGTGCAGCCCAACGTATTTCGGCTTTTCTTGCTAATCGAGGAAAAGGTGTCGGGTTGCGCTTGGGAGTGAGAACATCCGGCTGCTCTGGTATGGCATATGTACTTGAATTTGCTGATGCAATAAATGAAGAAGATCAGGTTTTTGAAGAAAAAGGCGTGAAAGTCATCGTTGACGGTAAAAGTATCCTTTACCTCGATGGTACTGAGTTGGATTTCGTTAAAGAAGGGCTGAATGAAGGCTTTAAATTCAACAATCCCAATGTTTCCAGCGAATGCGGTTGTGGAGAAAGTTTCCACGTTTAACCTTATTTTTTGACCCGCATTTTGCGAAACCAAGAGTAACTTATGGACTACTTTACTTTATTTGGGTTGCCTGCTCGTTATGCGATTGATCGCGAACAGTTGACGACCCGTTATCAGGAATTGCAACGCCAGTTTCATCCTGATCGTTTTGCCAACCAGCCAGAACGTGAAAAAACGCTGGCACTCCAACAAGCTGCGACCATTAACGATGGTTATCAGACGCTAAAACATCCCCTGAAACGCGCAGAATATATGCTGTCTCAGCAAGGGTTTGATCTATCCAATGAACAGCACACGATGCAGGATACGGCTTTTTTGATGCAGCAATTGGAATTGCGTGAAGAGCTTGATGCCATTGGGCATAGTGTGGATTCAGAAGCAAAATTGAACGATTTTTCATCTCGCTTGAATAAAATGATTAAAACACGCAGTGAGCAGATGGAACAGCAACTCAACGCTGCCGAATGGTCAATTGCAGCCGATACAGTCCGTAAGTTACGCTTTCTGGATAAATTGCAACAGCAGGTTGAACAACTGGAAGAGCGGTTGTTGGATGATTTTTAGCGGACTTTTGACTGACTTTTAGCTGAATCGTATTGTTTAGAATGATTTTTGGCTGAATGAATTTCAGTTGAATAAATTTCGGCTGATATAGATTTATGCTGATATAGATTTATAGGGGCACATATGGCTTTATTACAGATCAGCGAACCGGGTTTATCTGCCGCCCCGCACCAGCGCCGGCTGGCTGCGGGGATTGATCTTGGCACAACTCACTCTCTGGTTGCGACCGTCCGTAGCGGTCAGGCGGAAACATTGGCAGACAGTGATAACCGTCACTTACTTCCTTCTGTTGTACAGTATCGCAAAGAAGAGATTCTAGTTGGTTGGCAGGCGCGTCAACTGGCTGCATCTGATCCTGCCAATACAATCAGTTCAGTTAAGCGGTTGCTGGGACGCTCTTTGGCTGATGTCCAACAGCGCTATCCTAACCTGCCATATCAGTTCCAGGCCAGTGAAAATGGTTTGCCATTGATCAACACCGTAGCGGGGCTAGTCGATCCTATTCAGGTTTCTTCTGAGATATTGAAATCGTTGGCGCAACGGGCAGAAGAAACCTTGGATGGTAAACTTGATGGTGTTGTAATAACCGTTCCGGCTTATTTCGATGATGCCCAGCGTCAAGGCACGAAAGATGCCGCTCGTTTAGCGGGCTTGCATGTTCTTCGTCTCTTGAATGAACCCACTGCGGCAGCCATTGCCTATGGTCTTGATTCCGGTCAAGAGGGGATAATCGCCGTTTACGATCTTGGTGGCGGAACATTTGATATCTCTATTCTTCGCCTTAGCCGAGGGGTGTTTGAAGTGCTGGCAACGGGGGGAGATACTGCTCTGGGTGGTGACGATTTTGATTCGCTGTTAGCAAATTGGATACGTGAACAGGCTGGGATCAACGATAACGACCACGGATTGCAGCGTCAATTGTTGGATATCGCTACCCAAACCAAAATTGCCTTGAGCGAAACTGATAGGGTGGAAATCGATATTGCTAACTGGCAAGGCAGTATTACCCGTACCGAATTTAACGAATTGATTTCCCCTTTAGTCAAACGCACATTACTCTCCTGCCGTCGGGCGCTGAAAGATGCCGGAGTGACGGTTGACGAGGTTTTGCAAGTTGTCATGGTTGGTGGTTCAACGCGAGTGCCATTGGTACGTAGCATGGTAGGCGAATTTTTTGACCGCGAGCCATTAACCTCTATCGATCCAGATAAAGTGGTTGCTGTTGGCGCTGCAATTCAGGCCGATATTCTGGTGGGGAACAAGCCAGACAGCGAAATGCTGTTACTTGATGTTATCCCGCTGTCACTTGGCCTGGAAACAATGGGCGGGCTGGTTGAAAAAGTCATTCCGCGTAATACCACTATCCCAGTTGCGAAAGCGCAAGAATTTACCACTTTCAAAGATGGTCAAAGTGCGATGAGCATCCATGTGGTGCAAGGCGAGAGAGAACTGGTCAATGATTGCCGTTCACTGGCGCGTTTCACACTGCGTGGCATTCCGCCATTACCGGCTGGTGGTGCACACATTCGTGTGACCTTTCAGGTTGATGCGGATGGCTTGTTGAGCGTCAGTGCATTAGAAAAATCCACGGGTGTTGAAGCTTCTATCCAGGTGAAACCTTCCTACGGTTTGTCGGATGAAGAAATTGCCCATATGCTCAAAGACTCCATGTCTAATGCACAGGAGGATGTTCAGGCACGCAAATTAGCTGAACAAAAAGTAGAAGCAGCTAGAATGCTGGAAAGTTTAACCAGTGCATTGGAAAAAGATGCGGATTTATTGAGTCAAGAAGAGCAGGTTTCTATTGATGCTGCCGTACAAGTATTAATTGAAAGTGCTCAGGGAACCTCCCCTGACGCGATTGAAAGTGCAATAAAACAATTGGACAAGCAAACGCAGGAATTTGCAGCACGCCGTATGGACACATCAATCCGCCGGGCTTTGGCGGGTCATTCTGTGGATGAGATTTAATTATGCCTAAAATTGTATTTTTACCTCATAACGAACTTTGTCCTGAAGGGGCAGTATTAGAAGCGAAGGAAGGCGAATCA
The sequence above is drawn from the Xenorhabdus ishibashii genome and encodes:
- a CDS encoding NAD+ synthase → MSRTLNIALAQLNWLVGDIEGNSERMLQTVQEQQVKGADLVMFSELALSGYFPEDLLFRPDLHQRCHEQLVRLQEASSQIGILVGHPWQQDGKLYNALSLFWQGKIVARYFKQLLPNYGVFDEERYFKAGDRNCVIPFKGYNLGLLICEDLWFDAPIDALKQAGAEIILSINASPYNREKPNIRSTLIESHCQRTHLPIIYLNQVGGQDQLIFDGCSKVFGANGEITHRMAAFEEQVEQCRFNEMNIEPMANPIPQLPPLAQVYKALVLSVRDYVKKNGFKGALLGLSGGIDSGLTLAIAVDALGKEYVQAVMMPFRYTSEMSIHDAREQAELLGVEFDVVSIEPMFDAFMAQLEPMFAGTEKDTTEENLQARCRAVILMAMSNKRRRLVLTTSNKSESAVGYSTLYGDMAGGFNALKDVPKTMVFALAKYRNTVSPAIPQRVIDRPPSAELAPNQLDQDSLPPYDVLDAILEGYVEKDKSVADLVADGFDEAIVRKVIRLVDINEYKRRQAPIGPRITQRDFGKDRRYPITSGFGRKNW
- the trmJ gene encoding tRNA (cytosine(32)/uridine(32)-2'-O)-methyltransferase TrmJ, producing MLENIRIILVETSHTGNMGSTARAMKTMGLTNLYLVNPLVQPDSHAIALSAGASDVIGNAKIVNTLDEALAGCELVIGTSARSRTLSWPMVEPRECGERCVETASHSSVAIIFGRERVGLTNEELQKCHYHLYIPTNPEYGSLNLAMAVQLVSYEIRMAHLVAQKQLEEITSPEHEEVEYPPVEDMERFYQHLEQVLKESGFIRKAHPGQIMNKLRRLYTRARPETQELNILRGILTSMEKWNKK
- a CDS encoding 3-phenylpropionate MFS transporter — encoded protein: MVVPSTFWLGLGYFTYFFSFGIFLPFWAVWLKGEGIEASMIGILLGVGLIARFIGSLVISPMVKTPSKLINALRFLSLLALFFAMSFVVSSHWMWLFFVMVGFNLFFSPLVPLSDALAGTWQKQFTFDYGKVRVWGSIAFIISSSLTGILMSANGINLSISSLNFGWNISFDSLNHWIGCDLFGTHRIILAFLIFSITTMLLGMMLKPSIMPVGKIKAANTKAVSLKVLLSEKSVRQFLICVTLLQAAHAGYYSFGSIYWEQAGYSPSAIGYLWSLGVVAEVVIFTFSKQLFRRWSARNLLLLSGICGVVRWGLMGTSTELSVLIIIQILHCGTFTVCHLAAMRFIGARKENEIIRLQSTYSALAMGGGIAVMSVIAGFMYEYIGSGIFWVMALVALPALFLRPNVEARVLPH
- the glyA gene encoding serine hydroxymethyltransferase, with the translated sequence MLKREMNIANYDPELWQAMEQEVCRQEEHIELIASENYTSPRVMQAQGSQLTNKYAEGYPGKRYYGGCEYVDVVEQLAIDRAKALFGADYANVQPHSGSQANAAVYMTLLKPGDTVLGMNLAHGGHLTHGSPVNFSGKLYNIVPYGIDEKGKIDYDDIRTQAQKHKPKMIIGGFSAYSGVVDWAKMREIADEIGAYLFVDMAHVAGLVAAGVYPNPVPHAHVVTTTTHKTLAGPRGGLILAKGGDEEFYKKLNSSVFPGSQGGPLMHVIAGKAVALKEAMEPEFKAYQHQVAKNAKAMVEVFLQRGYKVVSGETENHLFLLDLVDKDITGKDADAALGRANITVNKNSVPNDPRSPFVTSGIRIGTPAITRRGFKEAETCELAGWMCDVLDNINDEATIESVKQKVLNICAKYPVYA
- the glnB gene encoding nitrogen regulatory protein P-II, which produces MKKIDAIIKPFKLDDVREALAEVGITGMTVTEVKGFGRQKGHTELYRGAEYMVDFLPKVKIEIVVPDDIVDTCVETIMQVAQTGKIGDGKIFVFDVARVVRIRTGEQDEEAI
- the suhB gene encoding inositol-1-monophosphatase, which produces MHPMLNIAIRAARKAGNYIAKSYETPDAVEASQKGSNDFVTNIDREAEKLIIDIIRKSYPKHTIITEESGEHLGEEGDFQWVIDPLDGTTNFIKRLPHFAVSIALRIKGRTEVSVVYDPMRNELFTATRGQGAQLNGYRLRGTNARDLDGTVLATGFPFKAKQHTIPYMNVLGKLFERCADFRRTGSAALDMAYVAAGRVDGFFEIGLKPWDFMGGELLVRESGCIVTDFVGGHNYVSSGNIVAGSPRIVKDILSEMREELTEALKR
- the hmpA gene encoding NO-inducible flavohemoprotein yields the protein MQEILMLDSQVIATIKSTIPLIVSTGPKLTAHFYERMFKHHPELKDIFNMSHQINGDQREALFNALCAYAGNIDNLSALLPAVEKIAHKHTSLNIKPEHYQIVGTHLLATIDEMFHPGEEVLNAWGKAYNVLANVFINREEEIYQTGGSLEGGWRDLRPFRVSRKQSQSDVITSFEFVPVDGGKVMDYKPGQYLAVYIEDPAFENREIRQYSLTAAPNGSSYQIAIKRELQGKVSNHMHDKVQEGDILMLAAPHGDFFLDVQSDTPVTLVSAGVGLTPMMSMLQHLHNHNHAGSVNWFHAAEHGGHHAFANEVNEISQSMPNLQAQVWYREPRDEDQKGIHYQYTGLMDLSLVKEAVVVEGMQFYFCGPVAFMQNIARQLLAMGIDEQHIHYECFGPHKVI
- the iscR gene encoding Fe-S cluster assembly transcriptional regulator IscR, translated to MRLTSKGRYAVTAMLDVALHSQEGPVPLADISERQGISLSYLEQLFSRLRKNGLVSSVRGPGGGYLLGRNAGEIFVAEVISAVDESVDATRCQGREGCQGGDRCLTHTLWRDLSDRITSFLSSISLEELVNNQEVLDVADRQDSDKRRTPGPNGRLQETINVNLRA